The DNA window GCGAACATGTCAAGGGCGGGCTGGTGCGGCTGGGCGTGGAGATCTACGGCGGGCCGATCCTGGCCACCTGGACCGACCGCGAGCTGGGCCTGGCCGGCCGCCTGGTCCTGCGGGACGGCGGCGGTCTGCGCGAGCGGCCCATCAAGCTGGAGCGCCCGCTACTGCGGCTGAGCAACCCGGCCATCCACCTGAACCGCGAGGTGAACAGCAAGGGCCTGATCCTCGACAAGCAGGAGGAACTGCCCCTGCTGCTGGCCCAGGCGGAGGCCGGCCTGCCCGAGGGCCGCCTGCTGCTGGAGCTGCTGGCCGCCGAGGCCGAGGTGGAGCCGGGGGAGATCCTGGGCTTCGATCTGTGCAGCTGGGACCTGCAGCCCGCCTGTTTCTGGGGGGCCGGCGAGGAGTTCATCGCCTCGGGCCGGCTGGACAACCTGGCCATGTGTCACGCCGGGCTGGCGGCCCTGCTGCTGGCCACGGACGAGGGCGAGGTGCCGGAGCACACGCCCGTGCTCGTGCTCTTCGACCACGAAGAGGTGGGCAGCCAGAGCCCCACGGGCGCCGACGGGAGCCTGCTGCCGGACCTGCTGGAGCGCATTCACGCCGCGCGCGGCGGCGGGCGGGAGTCCTTCCTGCGCGCCTGCAACCGCAGCTTCCTGGTCAGCGCGGACATGGCCCACGCCCTGCATCCCAGCTACCTGCGCTGGTACGAGCCGCAGCACCACGTCTTCCTCAACCAGGGGCCGGTGATCAAGCTCAATAGCAACCTGCGCTACGCCACCGACGGCGCGAGCCAGGCCCGCTTCCAGCTCATCTGCGAGAAGGCCGAAGTGCCCGTGCAGCGCTACATCCACCGCACGGACCTGCCCTGCGGCACGACCATCGGGCCGATGGCCTCCGCCCGGCTGGGGATTCGCACCGTGGACGTGGGCAACCCCATGCACTCCATGCACAGCGTGCGGGAGAGCGCGGGCGCCCGGGATCCCGAGCTGATGACCCGCGCGCTCTCGACCTTCTTCCAGGGAGCCTGAGCGCCCCATGGCCACCCTGCGCCTGCACGGCGATCCCATGCGCGTCCTGGAGTCCTCCCACCGGCTGGTGGAGCACGGCGGGCACTGCCTGCCGCTGGGCGCCAGCTGCCCGGCGGGCCGCGTGGACCCCGGCTCCGGCGGGCGCGTCAACTTCGCGCTGCCCAGCGCCAAGGCCCGCACGGTCTCGCTGCTGCTCTCCGCCCGGGAGAGCGGCGACCGGATCATGGAGCTGCAGCTGGACCCGGAACAGAACCGCACGGGCCACGTCTGGCACGTGGAGCTGGCGGGACTGAGTTGGCCCCTGCGTTACAGCTGGGTTGTGGACGGGCTGGAGGTGGCGGACCCCTGGGCCCGGGCCCTGTTGCGGACGGACGCTTTCGGACGCACGGTGTATCACGCCTTCTTCCCGCTGTCCGACCACGAGTGGGTGCATGCGCGGCCGCCGCGCCGCCCGCTGCAGGATCTGGTGATCTACGAGCTGCACGTGAAGGGCTTCACGGCCCACCCCAGCAGCGGGGTCCTGCGGCCGGGCAGCTACGCGGGCCTGGAGGAGAAGATTCCCTACCTGCGCGAGCTGGGCGTGAACGCCGTGGAGCTGATGCCCGTGCACGCCTACGATCCGGCGGCCGTGGTGTTCATCAACCCCTTCACCGGCCGCGGCCTGAGCAACTACTGGGGTTACGATCCCGTCGGACCGATGGCGCCGGCCGCCCACTACAGCAGCACGGGCCATCCGCTCCAGGCGGCGCAGGAGTTCCGCTCCCTGGTGGACGCCCTGCACGGCGCGGGCATCGAAGTGATCCTGGACGTGGTGCTGAACCACACGGCGGAAGGCAGCGCGCGCGGCCCCACGCTGCACTTCCGGGCGCTGGACGACGACCTGTGGTACATGCGCGGCACGGACGGCGGCTATCTGGACTACACGGGCTGCGGCAACACGTTCAACTGCAACCACCCCGTGGTGCGCGACTACATCCTCTCCTGCCTGCGCGGCTGGGTGACGGACTTCGGCGTGGATGGCTTCCGCTTCGACCTGGCCGCCGTGATGGGCCGGGACCCCGAAGGCCACGTGCTGGTGAGCGCGCCCGTGCTGGAGCAGATCACCATGGATCCCGTGCTGGCGGGCACGCGCCTGATCGCCGAGGCCTGGGACGCCGCCGGACTCTACCAGGTGGGCAGTTTCGACGAGGGCCTGCGCGGCGCGCGGCAGCAGCGGCCGGGCGGCGGCTGGGCCCAGTGGAACGGCCGCTTCCGCGACGACATGCGGCGGCTGGTGCGCGGCGAGCCGGGCTTCGTGGGGGCGGCGGCCAGCCGGCTCTGCGGCTCGTCGGACCTCTTCCAGTGGAACGGCCGCGGTCCGGCGCACAGCCTCAACTTCATCACCTGCCACGACGGCTTCACGTTGCTGGACCTGGTCTCCTACGACCAGAAGCACAACGAGGCCAACGGCGAGCACAACCGCGACGGCCTGAACGAGAACTACAGCTGGAACTGCGGGGTGGAGGGACCCACCACCCGGGCCGACGTCCTGGAATTGCGGGCCCGCCAGCAGCGCAACCACCTGGCCCTGCTCTTCCTCTCCCAGGGCGTGCCCATGCTGTTGGCCGGGGACGAGTTGGGCCGCAGCCAGCAGGGCAACAACAACGCCTGGTGCCAGGACAACGCCCTGGCCTGGCTGGACTGGAGCCTGACGGAGAGCCGGGCGGACCTATTGGCCTTCGTCGGCGGGCTCATCAGACTGCGCCGGACCCACGCCTGTCTGCGCCGGGACAGCTTCCTGACCGGCGAGGATCTCGCCTGGCACGGCACCGAGGTGGGCAAGCCGGACTTCGGGCCGGGCTCGCGCTGCCTGGCCTGGCGCCTGCGCGGCCAGCCCGACGAGGCCGGCCAGCCGGGGCCGGATCTCTACGCGGCCTTCAGTTTCTGGCGCGATCCCGTGGAC is part of the Candidatus Delongbacteria bacterium genome and encodes:
- a CDS encoding M18 family aminopeptidase, with product MSIEETLRHERLTDLLDYLDASPSPWHAVAEAALRLETAGFQRLLEEEAWRLEPGQGYYLTRGGSALCAFVAGTAPLEEKGFQLVGAHTDSPCLRVKPQGEHVKGGLVRLGVEIYGGPILATWTDRELGLAGRLVLRDGGGLRERPIKLERPLLRLSNPAIHLNREVNSKGLILDKQEELPLLLAQAEAGLPEGRLLLELLAAEAEVEPGEILGFDLCSWDLQPACFWGAGEEFIASGRLDNLAMCHAGLAALLLATDEGEVPEHTPVLVLFDHEEVGSQSPTGADGSLLPDLLERIHAARGGGRESFLRACNRSFLVSADMAHALHPSYLRWYEPQHHVFLNQGPVIKLNSNLRYATDGASQARFQLICEKAEVPVQRYIHRTDLPCGTTIGPMASARLGIRTVDVGNPMHSMHSVRESAGARDPELMTRALSTFFQGA
- a CDS encoding alpha-amylase family glycosyl hydrolase, which translates into the protein MATLRLHGDPMRVLESSHRLVEHGGHCLPLGASCPAGRVDPGSGGRVNFALPSAKARTVSLLLSARESGDRIMELQLDPEQNRTGHVWHVELAGLSWPLRYSWVVDGLEVADPWARALLRTDAFGRTVYHAFFPLSDHEWVHARPPRRPLQDLVIYELHVKGFTAHPSSGVLRPGSYAGLEEKIPYLRELGVNAVELMPVHAYDPAAVVFINPFTGRGLSNYWGYDPVGPMAPAAHYSSTGHPLQAAQEFRSLVDALHGAGIEVILDVVLNHTAEGSARGPTLHFRALDDDLWYMRGTDGGYLDYTGCGNTFNCNHPVVRDYILSCLRGWVTDFGVDGFRFDLAAVMGRDPEGHVLVSAPVLEQITMDPVLAGTRLIAEAWDAAGLYQVGSFDEGLRGARQQRPGGGWAQWNGRFRDDMRRLVRGEPGFVGAAASRLCGSSDLFQWNGRGPAHSLNFITCHDGFTLLDLVSYDQKHNEANGEHNRDGLNENYSWNCGVEGPTTRADVLELRARQQRNHLALLFLSQGVPMLLAGDELGRSQQGNNNAWCQDNALAWLDWSLTESRADLLAFVGGLIRLRRTHACLRRDSFLTGEDLAWHGTEVGKPDFGPGSRCLAWRLRGQPDEAGQPGPDLYAAFSFWRDPVDFRLPEAGAGFHWSLVLDTADGLPPRAEPAPLAIPGGLLRLQAFSLVVLSRHAD